A genome region from Sceloporus undulatus isolate JIND9_A2432 ecotype Alabama chromosome 1, SceUnd_v1.1, whole genome shotgun sequence includes the following:
- the LOC121924964 gene encoding cytochrome P450 1B1 yields the protein MSPSRTREPLGSNHSGNPWALEEALPSSVAPVHGFLLLLLLLLATLHLAKRLAQKWHQHREPEPPGPFPWPLVGNAAQLGGAPHLALGRLAAIYGGIFQLRLGSWPVVVLSGEHAIRQALVRQGAAFAGRPPFPSFQLVSGGHSLAFGSYSELWQLQRRMARSTLRIFSARQLLIRPVVREARALVGLLLAQGCGSGKGFVDPSRPVVVAVANVMSALCFGRRYGHADAEFRSLVGRNEQFGRTVGAGSLVDVLPWLQHFPNPVRTAFRAFRSLNHDFYSFVLQKFIGHQRRLQVHPGEPVRDLMDAFIRLQQAQPGLPEEHIPATITDIFGASQDTLSTALQWLLVFLIRYPEVQAKLQEEIDKVIGRDRLPCAEDQPNLPYLVAFLYESMRFSSFVPVTIPHFTTVDTTLMGYHIPKDTVIFVNQWSVNHDPVKWPSPEKFNPARFLDENGFLNKDLTSSVMLFSVGKRRCIGEELSKVQLFLFIAILVHQCNFTANPKEDSKMDFTYGLTLKPKPFTLHVTLRDSLDLLDNAVQRLQAEKDSESSLPNM from the exons TGGGAATCCCTGGGCCCTGGAAGAAGCACTCCCGAGCAGCGTGGCCCCAGTGCATggcttcctcctgctgctcctcctgctcctggctACCCTCCACCTGGCCAAGCGTCTGGCCCAAAAGTGGCATCAGCATCGAGAGCCAGAGCCACCAGGCCCTTTTCCGTGGCCTCTGGTGGGCAATGCAGCTCAGCTGGGTGGTGCCCCACACCTGGCCCTGGGACGGCTGGCAGCCATCTATGGTGGAATCTTCCAGCTGCGCCTGGGCAGCTGGCCAGTGGTGGTGCTCAGTGGGGAGCACGCCATCCGCCAGGCCCTGGTCCGCCAGGGTGCCGCCTTTGCAGGGAGGCCACCCTTCCCCTCCTTTCAGTTGGTCTCTGGTGGGCACAGCCTGGCCTTTGGCAGCTACTCAGAGTTGTGGCAATTGCAGCGACGGATGGCCCGTTCCACGCTCCGTATCTTCTCAGCCCGGCAGCTCCTGATACGGCCAGTGGTGCGGGAGGCGCGGGCGTTGGTGGGGCTACTGCTAGCCCAAGGCTGTGGCAGTGGCAAGGGCTTCGTGGACCCCTCACGGCCAGTGGTGGTGGCTGTGGCCAACGTCATGAGTGCTCTCTGCTTTGGCCGCCGCTATGGCCATGCCGATGCTGAGTTCAGGAGCCTGGTGGGGAGGAACGAGCAGTTTGGGCGTACGGTGGGTGCTGGCAGCCTCGTGGATGTCCTGCCCTGGCTCCAGCACTTCCCCAATCCAGTGCGCACTGCCTTTCGCGCATTCCGATCCCTCAACCATGACTTCTACAGCTTTGTCCTCCAGAAATTTATTGGCCATCAGCGCAGGCTCCAGGTCCATCCTGGTGAGCCTGTCCGTGACCTCATGGATGCCTTCATCCGGCTCCAGCAGGCCCAGCCTGGCCTGCCAGAGGAGCACATCCCGGCCACCATCACAGACATCTTTGGTGCAAGCCAGGACACCCTCTCCACTGCCCTCCAGTGGCTCCTCGTCTTCCTCATCAG GTACCCAGAAGTGCAGGCTAAACTGCAAGAAGAAATAGATAAAGTAATTGGCAGAGATCGCTTGCCTTGTGCTGAGGACCAGCCCAATTTGCCTTACCTGGTGGCTTTCCTTTATGAATCCATGCGTTTCAGTAGCTTTGTGCCAGTTACCATTCCTCATTTCACTACAGTGGACACCACCTTAATGGGTTACCACATCCCCAAAGATACAGTTATCTTTGTCAATCAGTGGTCTGTAAATCACGATCCAGTCAAATGGCCTTCCCCAGAGAAATTCAATCCAGCAAGATTTCTGGATGAGAATGGCTTCCTTAACAAAGACCTCACTAGCAGTGTCATGCTTTTTTCAGTGGGCAAACGTAGGTGTATTGGGGAAGAGTTATCCAAAGTGCAGCTGTTTCTCTTTATTGCCATCTTGGTGCACCAGTGCAATTTCACTGCTAATCCAAAGGAAGATTCTAAAATGGATTTCACCTATGGCTTGACTCTTAAACCAAAGCCATTTACACTTCATGTCACGTTAAGAGATAGCTTGGATTTGCTGGATAACGCAGTTCAGAGGCTTCAGGCAGAAAAAGACTCTGAAAGTTCTCTGCCAAATATGTAA